The Panicum virgatum strain AP13 chromosome 5K, P.virgatum_v5, whole genome shotgun sequence genome has a window encoding:
- the LOC120707057 gene encoding uncharacterized protein LOC120707057 produces MLQEFVDNVIAITKESVKTFTYESLNNIARFINGISALLLTLLPGKGNILEGISGWELKPALRGPRLPRWMESGVSSFNEFIHELSVDSDTESVADSITGDDDNEEFVCPPSPLSQSSRLSHASSFSRRDRRLRRHIIYAISWILWPLRFFISLLLILFNAIKYRIVRSSAKSAESPHLSRNSPAKRSFHIRDQFLQRTTDRRRGVFEDLHLAIEIFIESVFDIVHKGAHYVLSPTEVWQKLFCWIHGSGRDNSPVVDVPTANVGSDNPIPTERKTVYRHSLNTDSRTCEDVITELGYPFEAIKVVTSDGYVLLLERIPRRDSRKVVLLQHGILDSSMGWVSNGVVGSPAFAAYDQGYDVFLGNLRGLVSREHIDKSISSYKYWKYSVNEHGTKDMPAIIEEIHKIKTSELGTSRPLSGQETEDQNDKIKNLEVHTSQEDSAEDQPYKLCAVCHSLGGAVMLMYVVTSRIAQKPHRLSRLVLLSPAGFHEDSNVVFSMVEKLILFVGPVLAPIIPGLYIPTRFFRMLLNKLARDFHNYPALGGLVQTLMGYVVGGDSSNWVGVLGLPHYNMDDMPGVSFHVALHLAQIKRVKKFQMYDYGSPAANIEAYGTPEPLDLGAHYGLIDIPVDLVAGRRDRVISPSMVKKHYKLMRKSGVEVSYNEFEYAHLDFTFSHREELLSYVMSRLLLVTDPGKAQIKQTSLRLRKPKKVQPEIEENVECRAKEEADELSRRTA; encoded by the exons ATGCTGCAGGAGTTCGTCGACAACGTCATCGCCATCACCAAGGA ATCTGTAAAGACATTCACATATGAGTCACTGAACAACATCGCAAGGTTCATAAATGGAATATCAGCACTCTTATTGACTCTATTACCTGGAAAAGGCAACATTTTAGAAGGGATCAGTGGCTGGGAACTTAAGCCAGCTCTTCGTGGGCCACGTCTCCCTCGTTGGATGGAAAG TGGGGTCTCTTCATTTAATGAGTTCATCCATGAACTTTCTGTTGATTCTGATACTGAATCAGTTGCTGATTCTATCACTGGAGATGATGACAATGAAGAGTTTGTGTGCCCTCCCTCTCCATTATCCCAAAGTTCACGACTATCACATGCGAGCAGCTTCAGTAGACGTGATCGCCGATTGAGGAGGCATATCATATATGCAATTTCCTGGATTCTTTGGCCATTGAGATTCTTCATATCTTTGCTACTTATACTGTTCAATGCCATTAAGTATCGGATCGTAAGATCATCTGCTAAAAGTGCAGAAAGCCCTCATCTTTCAAGAAATAGTCCTGCAAAAAGATCGTTTCATATAAGGGATCAGTTTCTCCAACGCACAACTGATAGGAGGCGTGGAGTTTTTGAG GATCTCCATCTGGCAATTGAGATTTTCATTGAATCAGTCTTTGACATTGTTCACAAAGGAGCACATTATGTTCTCTCTCCTACAGAGGTGTGGCAGAAGTTATTTTGCTGGATTCATGGAAGCGGCCGTGACAATAGTCCTGTTGTTGATGTACCAACAGCTAATGTTGGCAGTGATAATCCAATTCCAACTGAGAGGAAAACTGTGTATCGTCATTCTTTGAATACAGATTCTCGAACATGTGAGGATGTTATTACTGAGCTTGG TTATCCATTTGAGGCTATAAAGGTTGTTACTTCAGATGGGTATGTTCTGTTATTGGAGAGAATTCCAAG GCGTGATTCACGGAAGGTTGTCTTGTTACAACATGGAATACTGGACTCGTCTATGGG TTGGGTGTCTAATGGTGTTGTTGGCTCGCCAGCATTTGCAGCTTATGATCAAG GTTATGATGTTTTTCTTGGAAATCTCCGAGGCTTGGTTTCAAGAGAGCATATAGATAAAAGTATTTCTTCTTACAA ATACTGGAAGTATTCTGTTAACGAGCATGGAACAAAAGATATGCCTGCAATAATTGAGGAAATCCACAAGATTAAAACTTCAGAACTTGGCACAAGTCGGCCTTTATCAGGACAGGAGACAGAAGATCAAAATGATAAGATAAAAAATTTGGAAGTACACACTTCGCAGGAAGACAGTGCAGAAGATCAACCTTACAAACTTTGTGCTGTATGCCACAGCTTGGGAGGTGCAGTTATGTTGATGTATGTGGTGACGTCAAGGATCGCACAGAAGCCCCATAGGTTGTCAAGACTAGTCCTGCTATCTCCGGCAGGTTTCCATGAGGATTCAAATGTGGTGTTCAGTATGGTGGAGAAGCTCATTCTGTTTGTTGGTCCAGTACTTGCACCGATAATACCTGGGCTTTACATACCAACTCGATTCTTTCGGATGCTTCTGAATAAATTAGCTAGGGATTTCCACAACTATCCAGCTTTGGGTGGACTCGTCCAAACCCTTATGGGCTATGTTGTTGGTGGCGACAGTTCAAATTGGGTGGGAGTACTCGGTCTGCCCCACTACAACATGGATGATATGCCTGGTGTATCATTTCATGTTGCACTTCACCTTGCCCAGATAAAGAGAGTGAAGAAGTTCCAAATGTATGACTATGGCAGCCCTGCAGCAAATATTGAAGCGTATGGAACCCCAGAGCCATTGGACCTGGGAGCTCACTATGGTCTCATTGACATCCCTGTGGATTTGGTTGCTGGGCGGAGGGACAGAGTTATCTCACCATCCATGGTAAAGAAGCACTACAAGCTGATGCGGAAATCTGGAGTGGAGGTTTCATATAATGAATTTGAGTATGCTCACTTGGATTTCACATTCTCGCATAGGGAGGAACTTTTGTCCTATGTTATGTCCCGCCTACTCTTAGTAACTGATCCAGGTAAAGCCCAAATCAAGCAGACAAGTTTGCGCCTCAGGAAGCCGAAGAAAGTTCAGCCAGAAATCGAGGAAAACGTGGAGTGTAGAGCCAAGGAGGAAGCCGATGAATTATCTCGACGTACTGCCTGA